A window of Candidatus Nitrospira allomarina genomic DNA:
TTGACGACGGAATCGCTGTCACTCTGGAGTCATTAGCCGGTGGGCATGAAGGGTATGGGCCCTTACTGAAGACGTTAGTACAATATCTTCAGATCAAGTCCGATGGAGGGTGGCCGATCATACCAGGCGGTCCTCTCCTCACGAAAGGGACAAGCAGTCCACGCGTGAAAGTATTACGCCAGCGGTTAGCGGCGACGGGAGATATGAACGACGGGCCGATAAGTTCGGTATTTGATCAGAAAGTGATGGAGGGGGTAGAAAAATTTCAAGCACGACATGGACTATCTGTAGACGGGATAGTCGGGCCGAGAACCTTGGAAACCTTGAATACTCCGGTGGATTCCCGTATTCGACAGTTGTTGGTGAATTTGGAGCGGCGCCGTTGGATGCCGCGGACATTGGGTCCGGACTATGTATTGGTGAACATCCCGGATTTTCAGCTCACGGCCTATCAAGATGGGAAACCACAAATGGGGATGCCTGTCATTGTGGGCAAGCCGATGAGCCAGACTCCCATCTTCAGTGACATTCTGGAATACCTGGTACTTAATCCATACTGGAACGTGCCAAGAAGCATTGTTATAGATGAAATAATCCCCAAATTCCAGGAAGATCCCGCTTATCTCGAGGAAAGCAATTTTGAATTGGTGGACTGGGATGAACAGCCTATGGAAATCTCTCAACTTACCTTAGAAAACATTGAAGCCGGAACGATTCGTATTCGACAGAAACCCGGCCCGAACAATGCGCTAGGTCTGGTCAAGTTCATGTTTCCCAATGATCATGCCATTTATCTTCACGATACCCCTGCCGATCATTTGTTCGATGCATCCGAACGCGATTTCAGTCATGGCTGTATCCGCGTTGAACGGCCGACGGATTTAGCTGCTTTTCTTTTGAACGGAAAGTGGTCCCGGGAGGAAATTCTGCATACCATTGAAAGTTCGGAACGCCGTGCGATTCAACTTCCACAAGCGATCCCGGTTTATATTTTGTACCTGACGGCCTGGGTGGCTGAGGACGGGACCCTGCAATTCCGTGAAGATCTTTATGGTCATGACGAGCAATTATGGACAGCATTGCAGCCGGTCCTATCTACAGCTGGGGGTCGTTCCAATCAATCTATCTAAAGCGAATCCTACAGAGTCATTTCATGTTTTTGCGATTCAACAGTTTCTTCATGGTCGCATGGTGCGGAATTGGATTTTTTGTGATGGTGGTAGGTATTCACCATGCTGTCGCCGCACCCGGTTCACTCTATGCTCCGGAACTCATGCCTTTTACTGTCAAAATAAAGGACGAAGTCAATCCGTATCGGGTCTTAGGCGTTTATGTCATGCCTTCCCGAACGATCGAGCTTGAATGCGTATTTACCAATCCTGCCAGCTCTTTCACCGTTTCTGCTCTGGGGGGCAGCCTCGAACGTCACACTAAGGAGCGATGGAAATGGAAGGCACCCAACCAGAAAGGTTTATATCCCATCACCATTACGGACACGACAACCAATTCCACCATGATGCTTAATGTGTTTGTCATGGTGCCGTTTGCTCATACCAGTGAACAGTTAAACG
This region includes:
- a CDS encoding L,D-transpeptidase family protein, which codes for MGRAQGQEPGIPQVLEELIDDSPVTYRKELIEIYDDRQYEPLWVSLSDHLNAEGQALYKILSEAERLGLNSKDYAYSELHWLQRTDQLFSEDRPLFHTNVLARIEVVLTNNLVKLLDHVTSGRLSPEQVNGKWYLEDERPPLTQIVTQVIDDGIAVTLESLAGGHEGYGPLLKTLVQYLQIKSDGGWPIIPGGPLLTKGTSSPRVKVLRQRLAATGDMNDGPISSVFDQKVMEGVEKFQARHGLSVDGIVGPRTLETLNTPVDSRIRQLLVNLERRRWMPRTLGPDYVLVNIPDFQLTAYQDGKPQMGMPVIVGKPMSQTPIFSDILEYLVLNPYWNVPRSIVIDEIIPKFQEDPAYLEESNFELVDWDEQPMEISQLTLENIEAGTIRIRQKPGPNNALGLVKFMFPNDHAIYLHDTPADHLFDASERDFSHGCIRVERPTDLAAFLLNGKWSREEILHTIESSERRAIQLPQAIPVYILYLTAWVAEDGTLQFREDLYGHDEQLWTALQPVLSTAGGRSNQSI